From Osmerus eperlanus chromosome 16, fOsmEpe2.1, whole genome shotgun sequence:
AGACAGAAGATCCTCACGGTTCTTCAGGTTGACCGTCACCACGATCTCGGCAGTGGCAACGCTGTATCTCGGAAGCTAGGACAGAAAATCATCGAAGAATCTTCTGTCGAATCAAACTAAAACCTACTAAATTGTATAGATTTTCTTTGGATTGTAAATGTAGTGCAAGGAAGTAATGTGACAGAATTTTCACCATGCATTATACCTGCTCCAAACTAGCTTCATACTTGGGGAGACCGATGATGGACTCTCTGATTTGGTTGCCAAATGGAGGATGTCTGTTGACAATCTGGCAATACCAATGTACTTAATCAGTGCTGTGAAACTGCTGGAAATAGATCAGTTCAGTCATCCATACTGTAACATATCAGTGGTGAGATCTCACCAGCTCCAGTTCTCTGGCGTTGGTTTGCTCGATCTTGTTGAAGGTGGTGAGGCCAGCATTCACCAGGGCAGTCGAGAGGGTCAATCCTGGAACAAAGATGAAAGTGTACTATTACACAAACTTTAGATTTGAAAATGGATCTTTTAGGTAAAATAAACAACATAAGGTAAAGAAAACAATATGAGCATTAACACATAAGCATTTACTGCTGATGTTAACACTGAACCTATTTTCTCCAGTTGCTTTGAAACGTAGGGTGAGTTCTCCCACAGCTTAGCCCTGAAACACTTGGCCAGGATCAGGGCGctgagaagagcagagaagccGGTCTTGGAGCGCTGGTTTAGGAACTCTGCCAAACCTAGTGAAGGTCAAAACAACAGTAACCATTTATGACTAAAAAGCCTTATTTGAACTTGTTCTACTTATTATTAAGTCTCACTGCTATATTTCCATCACACTCAAACAAAAGTAAATACATACATTTGCTGATTCTGACTCCATTTCTGAAGATTTTTGCTGTATCCTGGGTGAGCCCAAACTCCTGGATAGGGATGGAGCTCAGCTGAGCCTGAATCAAGCTGAAGAGAAGAGAGTGACACACAACTGTCAACTATAACTGGAACTCCCTGCTTGCTTGAATAAGCACTACAATCACCCAAGCTTGACATACCAGTTCACTTTCATTTCGTTGTTTTTGATTTTTCCTTCCATGGAATACCTGTTAAATAAAACATACACTTTTAGTTGTGGAAcccaaataaaattaaaataaaacattattcCTGTTGCTCTTGTATAGTACCTACTTCTGACCTGACCTGTTCACTCATTCTAGAACATGTTCTACTCTGACCTGATGGTGATCCTGTTCTTGTCCTTGTTTAGAGTGTTCAGAGTTCTCTTCTCATTAACTCTCAGCTGCACATCAGAGAACTCTTTGCCCCTTGCCAGCAGTTCAATCTGGGTGAAACACCAGCTTTGATTTGAGTATTCCCGAATGATAATCTCAATTCTCTATGAATCTTCATCAAGTTTACATATTCATGCCAATAAATGACCTGACTAACAACAAAAGCGAAGTAATCTAAAGCAATTCCTACCATCTCAGGTAAGGTCTCTGTTCCAGACACTTTGCTGAACTCCTTCATGGTGTCGAAGGCTACACAGTATCTCGCCAtcagcctgcctccctctgaGGAGGACAAGAAACATGAGATTCCAAGGTCGCCGACGCATCTAGTCTTGACTGAAATATACAACGAAACTTGAAATGATGGACAATTCAACAAGAATGGCTCACCTGTAGCTTTGATGTTGACATCTTCATCCATGGTGACCAGGTCTATGGACGCCAGCGAGTTGAGGTTCTTCAAACAGAGCTCTGAGGACGAGTAAAAAGAGAGGCACTCACTTAGTTATTGAGGACTTTTTACAAGAAGTCTGCAGACTTCCAGGAAAACATTGACAGCCTACCTTGCAATTTGGCTTCAATTCCACGTCTGTCCAGATCACTGGAAAACCCTGCAAAAAGCATCATGAGAAGctgttttctttgtctctccgtGAGGCATTGTTCAACATGAACTTTGTCTTTTTTCCAAGAAGAAGAAACCAGAGTTTTgagaagagaggctgtgtcctggttGCACCCCTTACCGTAGTGTTTGGGGTTCTTCAGGGCTCGGATGTAGAGGAAGGTGGAGCGAATCCAGTCCAGGGCCATATGGACGTCAGAGATGGTGTGGAGGACGATCTCAGCATTCAGGTGCTCCACCAGGTGACCATGCAAGCTAGGTAGGACAACAACATTTGGGATGCCGAGTATTGAAgagaaataataatatataccggtatatataataataataataataacaataatatgtATGGTCTAAGAGCAAGACCGTGCAAGTTAGTCCATACCTGCTCTCTATGATCTCTGCCCCATTCATGAACTGCATGTACTTGTCTTTGGTTTGGGACTTGGTCATGATCACTGCAGTTGCCGAGGAATCAAACTAGAAACACAGCAAGTATTTCAAAACAAAATAGTTGCTGGTGCTGATCCTGTGTAGACTGGCTGCGATGTCACCTTCTTCTGTGTACCTGCGGCCGGCCGGCTCGACCAATCATCTGCAGCATGTCGGCCTCGCTGTACTCCTCGCAGGAGCCCCCGATGTAATGCATGGTAGACTTGACCACCACCAAGTGGGCGGGCAAGTTCACGCCCATAGCAAGTGTGCTGGTGGTGACTGAAACACAACAATCGGTTACCACCATTTTTGCCATTTAGGGATATCTCCCCATCACAAACCTTCCCAAAGAATACACACATCTGGTAATAGATTTTATTTCATATTTTCCCATTCAATTATATTACATACTAAAGACTGGATAACTGTTTTAACACagactgtctgtgtctgtttttaTCTTGATGCTTGTATCTAAATGAGAACAGCTATGACGTGGTGTAGCAGGTGTCAGAGGGTGTAATGCTCACACAGTACAGGCAGGTCTCCCATGGTGAAGGCCTCTTCaatgcacttcctgtctgacatatCAACTCCGGCATGGTGGTAACCAACGCCCACCAGCACCAGATCTGGACAGGTTCAACACAGATGGTTACTAAAAGCCTTCTCGCCTGTGAGGATCCTCCTTGGACATTCACAACATGAATCTCTACCCACCTCTGAGTTTAGAATCTTGGATGGAGTTTGCATACTTTGTCAACCTGAAACAAGATTACCAGCAACTCTGGTTCAGTGTGACTGACAAGAAGTATGAAGTTATGTATGCCTGGCTGGTTCCTGGTTCCTGTATGGTTATTATGGTTAATGTATGCCTGTTTCCTGGTTTTGCCAGATAAACAACACCAGGTACCGAATAACTAGGAATGGTTCACACCTCTGCTTATGCTCGATGCTCATGATGAATCTGGCATCCTTGGCCAGGACAGTGGCCGACTGCTGAACTCCCTTCCTGGTGGAGCAAAACTGTAGGAATACAAGGAAGCAACGTCAACCACAGTCACACTTACTGAACTGAAATGAATACCTTGCCGTAGTGGAGTAAGAAACCGGGGAGAGAGGGGTTCCCACCACAAGAGAAGGCTTATGGTCTGAGTAGGTCTGAATGATGTTGGCCATCTTGTAGTTGAGCGACAGGTCAAACTTGAACTCTGTCTGGTTGCTGCTGCAGGGAAAGCCCAGCACCACCTTCCTCAGTTTGACCGGCCGGTGGCTCTCGTCCATCTCCAGACAGGTAGCAGGGCCTCCAGAGTCACAGAGCCAGTCAgctatctgcacacacacaattacacaagACGAACCAAGAAAGAAAAATCAATCCAACATTCCAGCGTGACTGGTGCACTTAACAACCCTTCGTGTTGTTGTCTTCTGGCCATTTACTTACGTCTGCGATGTTGGGAATGGTGGCAGAGACGGCCACGAACCTCATCGAGAGGTCTGCCTGGGGGTTCTCAGAGATCCTGTAGGCGTGGACTGTTTTCATCCTactcaccaccacctccagtgTGGCTCCACGAGTCTTGTCCTTCACCACATGGACCTGAGAGCAGAATGTATCAAATAAGGATGAATGAAAGATATATCTATAAAACCGATCACATATGAAACTGTCAGTAACACCTTTCCACTTTTCGATCCAGGTGCTTGTGATAAGGCCTTAAGTTATTAAGTCTTGTCaataacaggcatgcaaacaggtcaggtgTAAAAAAGGTGAGAACGATACGGCGAACCCCCAACCCTCTAGGGGGGATGCCCCCGGAAGAAACTAGTATTAACACATCATTACTGTGCAGTTGCCATTTCTGAGGGACCATTAAACAGGCCGAGTGTGGAGCTGACCTCATCAATCAGAAAGAGTCGGACCAACTGCAACAGGCAGTTATCCCTCCACTTCCTGGTCATGCTGTCCCATTTTTCCTTGGAAAAATAGCGTCAAATACTTCACAACCATGGCATGTTAAATTACATGCTAACACGGTGCTCAACAATATCACCACAATATTTCCCTCACTGGTGTAGTCATAATGATGTGGGCATCCTGAATCTCAAAGAAGTCATCGATTTCTGTGTCTCCTGTCAACTCCTTGCAGCTAAGCCCCAGAGGTCCAAACTTCTGTTTCCAATCTTCATACCGCTGGCTGCACAAAGCTTTGATGGGGGCCACTGAGAAGTATGTAAGACTGCATTATTAAGCTCTTGTGTCTTGTTATCCATTACCATCACCAAATGACCATTTGTCATTGATTTTCAAGATGGAGACAGAGTGCTTACTGTATACAGCTTTGACATTTCTCCAGGGCTCTGAGGTCTCCATCAGTAATCGGGTGATGGCTAGCTCAAACAGCACTGTTTTACCAGAGCCAGTTGGGGCACAAGCCACAAAGTTCTTACTTGTGTAAAGGACCTGTAAACAGTTAGATGTGTGTATTATCATGTATGTATTCTGATAGGAGGAACCAGCAATGCCCATCATTAATTATTCATGCTTACATCATCCAGGGCTTTAGACTGGACATAGTTGAAAAAAGGGAACTCCTTGAAAACAGATCTGAACTTTGCAGCTGTGGTTGGGCTGAGGAAACATTCCAAATACATTTGCTTTTTATGCATCACACAGGTTTAAACATGTATGCTCTCATTCTTTGAAGTAAAGGATACGGATTTCAGACACTGGACGGAGCACTCCAGCCCCAGAACTACCTAACAACAGAGGATAAATTGCAGAAACAAAGTCTTTAATCCATAGGCCTTGACAGGCCAACCCATCAAGGCTTTAAAAACACCATCCAGTGGTCATCTTCCATCATTGCAGTGCCACGTAAAGTATTATTTTCATCAATCCAGCATGCATATAATTTAGACATTAAATAATTTCCATTTGATCACGTTTCTATATTTCTATCCCTCATCATATTTGTCATCATAATGCACAGCAAATTGATGGAAACACAGTGAAAAAAGATATGCCGTCTTTTTAAGGGAGcattcatgtttttttatttccgAATTTCCCTTCTTTACACCTTAATCTATTTGGCTATTTGGCATCCATTTAAAAATGCAGACAAGCAATCAGTCTATCTGAACTGCACCTTGAatgtggaggggctggggtgTCATGGGTAGAACATGAGCCTTCTTTGTCCCCTTTTCCTGCATCGGCTGTGGGGGACCTCCCGCTGCAGGCGGGCCCAGACCTGGGAGGGGCCTAGGGACAGCAGCTGACTGGCTCACCGGCTGAAGCTCTGTCGCCATGGCAACCTGGTGGTGAAGGAAAGTTTGTTCTCTGGGCCTTGGCTGGCTTCTGTGGTCGCTGCTCACGTCTGTTTCTTCGCTGTTCGATACCTGCCCGCTTGGGGGTTTGAACAAACTGTCATCAtacagggagagatagaaaatgTTGATAATTAATTCTATAATCAAATATTGATTATATTTTTctcttaaaaaaaatctgtacaTGATTAACTTTCTTTATAAGCAGGCTGCAGTCAAGACACTCATAATTGGTCCACTTACCTTCTCCTTAGAGGGGGGAAACTTCTCGTCTCCAGCACATGACAGGAATCCTGTGGGGTTTCACTGCTACCTCTGTAACTCTTAGCTTCGACCTCCCAGGGGCTATAcctgtcttcctccccaggCTCTTTGCCATCATCAATGTTTGGAAAATGTGTATTTCTGATGGTGAATTTGTCACTGCCTTCTACTCTTTTCAGTGGTGGGAGAAATTTCTTAGACTTCTGAGAGAAACCTGTGTTAGAGGTgaaaggagagtgtgtgtgtagtgatttATGAAACAGAATCTAATTGATCCTATTGCTGGGACCGATTGTGCTGAGACACACCTCATGATGCTTGAACTTACTGTATGATaaactctctgcctctctctgaatGTCCTGAGTCGATGGAATCTgggagttggagggagggggttccaACTGCCAATGCCTTACCTCTTGACAAAGTGGCTTTCTAAAGACAATTGGAAAGTGACAGGTTGAATAGATATTATATCTCTATTATATGTCAAGTTCATACCACTATATTAGTTCCTGAATGCCAAGTCAAGATCCTGTGGGGACTAATGTGGGAAGCTGTCCCAACCCCGGAGACCACTATTCCTCCGAGAGCTGCCAAGTCTCAGATATGTTCCTAGTTTTATACTCACACTTTGTGCACAACTGGCCCTTCAAAGAAAAGGCTTTCTAAGGACAGGCTGCAGTCTTCAGGGTCCAACATCTCCTTAGGTCAAATATGTTATGGTCATGTGATCcatatgaggagagagggaggaatctAAATATCCATGTGAATTGTTGCCTTGATATAATTTGATAGTCATTGTTGGTATGCCTGGTTGGATATCATTCGTTCATGCAGCCATGCACTCTATTCTGTTCATATAACTAACTTATTAACAGTACTGCTTAAACTGATAGTGGTGCCACACGTAATCGGTGAGTCATTAGTTCTAGTACAAAATGTGCTAGTACAGACGGTTGTGCTAGCCACTAGCTTGCTAGCACTCATTGTCAAGTA
This genomic window contains:
- the hfm1 gene encoding probable ATP-dependent DNA helicase HFM1, giving the protein MLDPEDCSLSLESLFFEGPVVHKVKPLCQEVRHWQLEPPPSNSQIPSTQDIQREAESLSYSFSQKSKKFLPPLKRVEGSDKFTIRNTHFPNIDDGKEPGEEDRYSPWEVEAKSYRGSSETPQDSCHVLETRSFPPLRRSLFKPPSGQVSNSEETDVSSDHRSQPRPREQTFLHHQVAMATELQPVSQSAAVPRPLPGLGPPAAGGPPQPMQEKGTKKAHVLPMTPQPLHIQGSSGAGVLRPVSEIPAKFRSVFKEFPFFNYVQSKALDDVLYTSKNFVACAPTGSGKTVLFELAITRLLMETSEPWRNVKAVYMAPIKALCSQRYEDWKQKFGPLGLSCKELTGDTEIDDFFEIQDAHIIMTTPEKWDSMTRKWRDNCLLQLVRLFLIDEVHVVKDKTRGATLEVVVSRMKTVHAYRISENPQADLSMRFVAVSATIPNIADIADWLCDSGGPATCLEMDESHRPVKLRKVVLGFPCSSNQTEFKFDLSLNYKMANIIQTYSDHKPSLVFCSTRKGVQQSATVLAKDARFIMSIEHKQRLTKYANSIQDSKLRDLVLVGVGYHHAGVDMSDRKCIEEAFTMGDLPVLFTTSTLAMGVNLPAHLVVVKSTMHYIGGSCEEYSEADMLQMIGRAGRPQFDSSATAVIMTKSQTKDKYMQFMNGAEIIESSLHGHLVEHLNAEIVLHTISDVHMALDWIRSTFLYIRALKNPKHYGFSSDLDRRGIEAKLQELCLKNLNSLASIDLVTMDEDVNIKATEGGRLMARYCVAFDTMKEFSKVSGTETLPEMIELLARGKEFSDVQLRVNEKRTLNTLNKDKNRITIRYSMEGKIKNNEMKVNCLIQAQLSSIPIQEFGLTQDTAKIFRNGVRISKCLAEFLNQRSKTGFSALLSALILAKCFRAKLWENSPYVSKQLEKIGLTLSTALVNAGLTTFNKIEQTNARELELIVNRHPPFGNQIRESIIGLPKYEASLEQLPRYSVATAEIVVTVNLKNREDLLSKRTAPDHHYVTLLIGDCDNNVVFLQKLSDSMLLKSGSWSKKIEVAKASKGDEISVNLISSEYVGLDIQQKFSAFYSGAKRFGAEPMEPPPPGMQRALTSHQRAQGSGPRAQPPAPQAGAAAQGRNATSICETEKGLSEPDPGKRQCNHFCKNKDLCGHDCCKVGVPRVMKRPVNPGSSFSTYLRDLKNRSDALAETPVKRLKMRTCGDSESVNMQRFSYKPKPTLPSVSRYHSAQSVESAEEFATTQELAYQESFDNEYGDYLEDIYETMGVEKEAVPAIQTPALSQSVPVWSEPADHTENRGYAESPSTGSGNDSSFFSSLHTPNVNFDLGDEWDDWDDFDEENLVHASEMPCTAKTLAVDRSKSIGYSTPLPPIQAQLKPRFTMTSTPVRPVVIPEMSVTPPPVRPHHQASAPWNHHDKKAFSETTVNAPTLPFSKPSDIETVSSGGRFDFFSKKTDIIPNNKNVTGNTRTQVEDNREVEAFLGIFDGIF